A stretch of DNA from Halobacillus litoralis:
ACCATTGATATATTGTTTAGTAAATGTTTGCGGACTCATTCCAAAACCTCCATTCGGAAACTTTACACAAAGCTATCATTCCCGGTTAAAGAGGAATCGAAACGATTTATACCTCCATCAGCATATCCACGTGCGGAATACCATCCTCAAGGTACACCTCAGAAACTTCCTTGAATCCAAAAGAACCGTAGAAATGGCGCAGATGCTCCTGGCCGTGTAACCAGATGTGATTGACCTTGTAGTCTTTTTTCAGCACTTCAATCGCTCGGTCCATCACTTGACGTGCATATCCGCCCCCTCGATTTTCCTTTTTGACAAGGACGCGGCCGATACTGTGATACTTCTCCCCTTCATCTGGGGGAACAATCCGGCAGTAGGCCACCATCTCTCCTTCTTTCTCCATCCATATATGTAGACTACCTTCATCTCTGCCATCAACTTCAGGATAAGGACACTCCTGTTCAACTACAAAAACTTCCACCCTTGTCTTTAAAATCTCGTACAATTCCTGCTTTGATAATTCGGCAAACGTTTTATGTACCCACTCCATGCTGATTCCCCTTTACTCATGATTATCTTTTAAATATACTTCAACGTTCGAAAACTGACAAAGCCTCGGTTTATGAACCCAAACGATATTACAACCACAATTTATTCATACCTAATCACTTTAAGGAGGGCAACTCCAACCTCACAGGTATATTTATCGTAATGAAAGTTTTTGTAGAAAAATATCATATTTTCGTTTTATTGATTCTGACGAAGGGGAAACTACGATTACCAATCTTACAAGAAAGGAGGAGCATTATGTTCTTAAAGTTATTACCTGTATCGATACAGAAATATGCGAAAATGTCTAAACGGCAGCGAAAACACGAAATGCAGATGACCTTATGGTACATGCCTTTTTTCTATATATTAATGTCCATATTTTTTGTTGTGGTCACTCTGTTGTTGGATCTCGTTTTTCAAATCGAACAGTACACGTTTGAATTTTTCCGAATCAATGCAGAAATCACCCGAATGCTGGTCAGTACACTCATAGGTGGAATCCTGACACTGAGCGCTTTCACATTGAACTCCTTGCTTGTCGTCTTGACGACATTTAGTGGTCAGTTCTCCCCGCGGATGCTCCTCAACTTTGTGTCAGACCGCAGGACGCAGCACGCGCTAGGGATTTTTAATGGGAATTTCGTCTATGTGCTGCTCGTCTTCCTGTTTATCGGAAACACGAGGCACGAATTTTTCGTAGCGGTGCCGATCGTCACGATTTTCCTCGCCTTTACATCCGCTGTTACGTTCATTTATTTTATCAACCACGCAACAACCTGGATGCAAGTACACAACATCACCGATACGATGAAGCATTCGTCCGAGCAAATCATTAACCAAACCCTGAGAAAAGATCTTGAACAGTTCCGGACAGAGGAACCAGGAGACTTGATGGAAGCTGAGCGTTCGAAGGC
This window harbors:
- a CDS encoding GNAT family N-acetyltransferase, whose protein sequence is MEWVHKTFAELSKQELYEILKTRVEVFVVEQECPYPEVDGRDEGSLHIWMEKEGEMVAYCRIVPPDEGEKYHSIGRVLVKKENRGGGYARQVMDRAIEVLKKDYKVNHIWLHGQEHLRHFYGSFGFKEVSEVYLEDGIPHVDMLMEV